A genomic segment from Halomonas sp. TA22 encodes:
- a CDS encoding recombination protein NinB: MSQDLEFTITSPNDLTPIMNRAWQAVTKGLPAGPVVVKLGRPNSKRTLSQNAKLWPMLSDLHSQVEWYGETLTQEEWKDVMTAGLKRQRAVPGIDGGFVVLGAHTSKMNKQEFADLIEVIYAFGAERQVAWSEPALRAFEHYREAQAA, translated from the coding sequence ATGAGCCAGGATCTCGAGTTCACCATCACCAGCCCCAACGACCTGACGCCGATCATGAACCGGGCATGGCAGGCGGTGACCAAGGGCCTCCCGGCCGGACCGGTGGTGGTCAAGCTGGGCCGACCGAACAGCAAGCGCACGCTGAGCCAGAACGCGAAGCTATGGCCGATGCTGTCGGACCTTCATAGCCAGGTGGAGTGGTACGGGGAGACGCTCACTCAGGAAGAATGGAAGGACGTCATGACCGCCGGGCTCAAGCGTCAGCGGGCGGTGCCTGGCATCGATGGCGGGTTCGTCGTGCTGGGCGCGCACACCAGCAAGATGAACAAGCAGGAGTTCGCCGATTTGATCGAGGTGATCTATGCCTTCGGCGCCGAGCGCCAAGTGGCATGGAGTGAGCCAGCGTTGCGGGCCTTCGAGCACTACAGGGAGGCGCAGGCGGCATGA
- a CDS encoding DUF3310 domain-containing protein has product MTHHCMTCGESDKHGFGCDEAWPEARVDAIGQNGNEGIHYLKQPRYQDQKGDDWIDEFARTATADEFRGAMRFTIGKYNRRAGKKDALLSEIRKMEDYCRRWAEYEQRLEGQA; this is encoded by the coding sequence ATGACGCACCACTGTATGACGTGTGGCGAAAGCGATAAGCATGGATTCGGGTGCGATGAAGCATGGCCCGAGGCGCGCGTTGACGCTATCGGGCAGAACGGCAACGAGGGTATTCACTACCTCAAGCAGCCCCGCTATCAGGATCAGAAGGGCGATGACTGGATCGATGAGTTTGCCCGCACCGCCACCGCAGATGAGTTTCGAGGGGCGATGCGCTTCACCATCGGTAAGTACAACAGACGCGCGGGTAAGAAGGACGCCCTGCTGAGCGAGATCCGCAAGATGGAGGATTATTGCCGCCGCTGGGCAGAGTACGAGCAACGCCTGGAGGGGCAAGCATGA
- a CDS encoding LexA family transcriptional regulator, whose amino-acid sequence MKITQRIETAIRHSKMTKSGIAKLCNVSPSAVTQWMNADTKAPKAENLLKLARATGVSYTWLVDGKGEMLPQGVSDPGTGYSAANVLPGPPSARFVPEIAWVQAGAWTEAGDIALDLSEAPHWPCPIPCSDRTYVLRVVGESMVPEYMPGTLIFVDPERFPESGKDVIAVMTDTGEATFKRYIEEPGSGRMLKALNPAWNEPYVRINGNCQVIGVVIAEMRLR is encoded by the coding sequence ATGAAAATCACGCAACGCATCGAAACTGCTATCCGGCACAGCAAGATGACAAAGTCAGGCATCGCTAAGCTCTGCAATGTCTCACCCTCTGCTGTAACCCAATGGATGAACGCAGACACTAAGGCTCCAAAGGCTGAGAACTTGCTCAAGCTGGCGAGAGCTACTGGCGTGTCATATACCTGGCTTGTCGATGGAAAGGGAGAAATGTTGCCGCAAGGTGTGTCAGATCCAGGAACGGGGTACAGCGCTGCCAATGTCCTTCCTGGGCCACCGAGCGCAAGGTTCGTACCGGAGATCGCCTGGGTACAAGCGGGCGCCTGGACCGAAGCAGGAGACATTGCCCTTGACCTGTCAGAAGCCCCGCACTGGCCCTGCCCTATCCCCTGCAGCGACCGTACCTATGTGCTGCGCGTAGTGGGCGAATCCATGGTGCCTGAATACATGCCGGGAACACTCATCTTCGTCGATCCCGAGCGCTTCCCGGAAAGTGGGAAGGATGTCATTGCAGTAATGACCGACACAGGCGAGGCGACCTTCAAAAGGTACATTGAGGAACCTGGCAGTGGCCGCATGCTCAAGGCATTGAACCCTGCTTGGAACGAGCCCTACGTTAGGATCAACGGAAATTGCCAGGTAATAGGCGTTGTCATCGCCGAGATGAGGTTGAGGTAG
- a CDS encoding ATP-binding protein, with amino-acid sequence MTVPMTTTPAIRGHLAGILSGTAKTRTASCRIHGEYQSTQMPNGQFSECDQCVMDQAKGAGQADVEQAGAAASLRKLEKLREGSMIPRRFQAKTLESFDHGNSRDKAHRLAVCRAYVEKFGERLAQGGGLIFTGGVGTGKSHLAYAIGNALLAQGYRVMGIDVYELIDLIKERAFGKKESSERDAIKAFVTGLDLLMLDEIGAQLGTEWERLMLFKIINERYKQQLPTILISNIDREELGAYLGERIIDRMQEGGGTTLTLDWDSYRSQKGAV; translated from the coding sequence ATGACCGTCCCGATGACAACCACGCCTGCGATTCGTGGCCACCTGGCGGGGATCCTGTCCGGTACCGCGAAGACCCGCACAGCGTCGTGCCGAATCCACGGTGAGTACCAGTCCACCCAGATGCCGAACGGCCAATTCTCCGAGTGCGACCAGTGCGTGATGGACCAGGCCAAGGGAGCCGGCCAGGCAGACGTCGAGCAGGCAGGTGCCGCCGCTTCGCTGCGCAAGCTCGAAAAGCTGCGCGAGGGCTCGATGATCCCACGGCGGTTTCAGGCCAAAACGCTCGAGTCCTTCGATCACGGCAACAGCCGCGACAAGGCCCACCGCCTAGCGGTATGTCGTGCCTACGTCGAGAAGTTCGGGGAGCGCCTGGCCCAGGGTGGCGGGCTGATCTTCACCGGCGGTGTCGGTACCGGCAAGAGTCACCTGGCCTATGCCATCGGCAATGCGCTGCTCGCCCAGGGTTACCGGGTGATGGGCATCGATGTCTACGAGCTGATCGATCTCATCAAGGAGCGCGCCTTCGGCAAAAAGGAATCGAGCGAGCGCGACGCCATCAAGGCCTTCGTAACCGGGCTCGATCTCCTGATGCTCGACGAGATCGGCGCCCAGCTGGGCACCGAGTGGGAGCGGCTGATGCTCTTCAAGATCATCAACGAGCGCTACAAGCAGCAGCTGCCCACGATCCTGATCAGCAACATTGACCGGGAGGAGCTTGGCGCTTACCTGGGCGAACGCATCATCGATCGCATGCAAGAGGGCGGCGGCACCACGCTGACGCTCGATTGGGACAGCTATCGCAGCCAGAAAGGAGCCGTCTAA
- the ssb gene encoding single-stranded DNA-binding protein has protein sequence MARGVNKVILIGNLGQDPDVRFMPSGKPVANLRIATTDSWTDKQSGQKQERTEWHSVILFNKLAEIAQQYVKKGSRIYIEGRLQTRKWQGQDGQDRYSTEIVANDMQMLDTRSGGQGGQQGGYGGGQPQGGYGQQAGAPQQGQQGNNQRPPQGQANQANYGAPNPGSFDDFDSEIPF, from the coding sequence ATGGCCAGAGGCGTCAACAAAGTCATCCTGATCGGCAATCTTGGTCAGGACCCTGACGTCCGATTCATGCCATCGGGAAAACCGGTGGCTAATCTGCGCATCGCCACCACTGACAGCTGGACCGACAAGCAGAGCGGCCAGAAGCAGGAACGTACCGAGTGGCATAGCGTGATCCTGTTCAACAAGCTCGCCGAGATCGCCCAGCAGTACGTCAAGAAAGGCTCGCGCATCTACATCGAAGGCCGCCTGCAAACCCGCAAGTGGCAAGGCCAGGACGGCCAGGACCGCTACAGCACAGAGATCGTCGCCAATGACATGCAGATGCTCGACACCCGCAGCGGCGGCCAGGGCGGGCAGCAAGGCGGATACGGAGGCGGTCAACCTCAGGGCGGCTATGGCCAGCAAGCCGGGGCTCCCCAGCAGGGGCAACAAGGCAATAACCAGCGCCCACCCCAAGGCCAGGCCAATCAGGCGAACTACGGGGCGCCGAATCCGGGCAGCTTCGACGACTTTGACTCAGAGATCCCGTTCTGA
- a CDS encoding replication protein, which translates to MEDGFTRIANELLEGIIGAPLTDRERRVVLAIVRLTYGWNRKAGRIYAEDVSEITNLHESRCSKVISELVRRKVIFRQGGSRSPITLNKDMGQWEASTGSKRQAPTKRAESAQNEPIEPAQNEPTFKYRKDKPPLTSFEGEGTPEKSTPPESTKPKRASVAKLDLENLPDGVTREAAEGFIEHRKALKKPLTQRALMLALGEAVKASQAIPGLSPDQAIDETILAGWQGVKAQWLINRLGGQGAQLPARKDGRMGFAQPRATGTYTQGNDDELPDWARGI; encoded by the coding sequence GTGGAAGACGGATTCACTCGAATCGCCAATGAACTGCTCGAAGGCATCATCGGCGCCCCACTGACAGATCGTGAGCGTCGTGTTGTGCTGGCCATCGTTCGATTGACGTATGGATGGAATCGAAAGGCCGGGCGCATCTATGCCGAAGACGTTTCCGAGATCACCAATCTTCACGAGTCCCGTTGCTCGAAAGTGATCTCCGAATTGGTGCGACGTAAGGTGATTTTTCGCCAAGGCGGAAGCCGTTCACCGATCACATTGAACAAGGATATGGGGCAGTGGGAAGCGTCAACCGGCTCAAAACGGCAGGCTCCGACGAAAAGAGCCGAGTCGGCCCAAAATGAGCCGATTGAACCGGCCCAAAATGAGCCGACCTTTAAATACAGGAAAGACAAACCCCCTCTCACTTCGTTCGAGGGGGAGGGCACGCCTGAGAAATCGACCCCACCAGAATCGACCAAGCCGAAACGCGCCTCGGTGGCAAAGCTCGATCTGGAAAACCTGCCCGATGGGGTGACCCGTGAAGCGGCGGAGGGATTCATCGAGCATCGCAAGGCGCTCAAGAAACCCCTGACGCAACGGGCGCTCATGCTGGCCCTGGGCGAAGCGGTGAAGGCGAGTCAAGCCATTCCCGGGTTATCACCCGATCAAGCCATCGACGAGACGATCCTGGCCGGCTGGCAGGGCGTGAAGGCTCAGTGGCTAATCAACCGCCTGGGTGGCCAGGGCGCTCAGCTGCCAGCCCGCAAGGATGGCCGCATGGGCTTTGCCCAGCCCAGGGCAACCGGGACCTACACGCAAGGCAACGATGATGAACTGCCCGATTGGGCGAGGGGGATCTGA
- a CDS encoding DUF1064 domain-containing protein encodes MRDLALGRMKAGHMNKTETEYAATLEQLRFTGEVAWYRFEGLKLRLADNTFYSPDFAVMRSDGLMECHEVKGFWRDDARAKIKIAAELYPFRFLAVQKQSKKAGGGWKTEVFE; translated from the coding sequence ATGCGAGACCTCGCCCTGGGCCGAATGAAAGCCGGTCACATGAACAAGACCGAGACGGAGTATGCCGCAACGCTCGAGCAGCTGCGTTTCACTGGGGAGGTGGCGTGGTACCGCTTCGAGGGCCTCAAGCTGCGCCTGGCTGACAACACGTTCTACTCGCCCGACTTCGCCGTTATGCGCTCGGATGGGCTGATGGAATGCCACGAGGTGAAAGGATTTTGGCGGGATGATGCCAGGGCAAAGATCAAGATCGCCGCAGAGCTATACCCGTTCCGCTTCCTGGCGGTACAGAAGCAGAGCAAGAAGGCAGGCGGGGGATGGAAGACTGAGGTGTTCGAATGA
- a CDS encoding nuclease domain-containing protein has translation MKIKSNAIRQAARAERCTFEIVGVCNGDEATTVFAHLPDETNGMGTKSCDLSGAFGCSACHDAIDDRTQPMIAEQEREWYMRRAQTRTWRRLIELGVITIKGARS, from the coding sequence ATGAAGATCAAGAGCAATGCAATACGGCAAGCCGCCCGGGCTGAGCGCTGCACATTCGAGATCGTTGGGGTGTGCAACGGGGATGAGGCGACAACCGTCTTTGCCCACCTGCCCGATGAGACCAACGGCATGGGCACCAAGTCCTGCGACTTATCTGGGGCCTTCGGTTGCAGCGCCTGCCATGACGCGATCGACGACAGAACGCAGCCGATGATCGCCGAACAGGAGCGAGAGTGGTACATGCGCCGGGCCCAGACACGGACCTGGCGGCGCCTGATCGAGCTGGGGGTGATTACCATCAAGGGGGCGAGGTCATGA
- a CDS encoding DUF2303 family protein, with amino-acid sequence MSLTKEALQHLEQSHKTGTEVAEGNALIMGDQFNLADLEQYQPHRRRFRGKYQTQDLAAFLRYVGIWASAGVPVFIDQDRMAARTFLDIGGQAAPGHCEHSATLTLPKTPEFAAFHVADGSSYDQEKMVELIEDWGHLMTFLNKNGEKLEKSKVIHAFRKVSIDDLTSIDSEKQEHSSQIGVMNKVTVKQAERLPTVITWTLPPYEGLAERDFAMRVATITKGGPSFRLRAMALESAEKEIAKEFAGDITRTLPECECLLGTFNP; translated from the coding sequence ATGAGTCTGACCAAAGAAGCGCTGCAGCACCTCGAACAGTCCCACAAGACGGGGACCGAAGTCGCCGAGGGAAACGCCCTGATCATGGGCGACCAGTTCAACCTCGCCGACCTCGAGCAGTACCAGCCCCACCGCCGCCGGTTCCGCGGGAAGTACCAGACGCAGGATTTGGCCGCGTTCCTTCGCTACGTGGGAATCTGGGCGTCGGCAGGCGTGCCGGTATTCATTGACCAGGATCGCATGGCCGCCCGCACCTTCCTCGATATTGGCGGTCAGGCCGCGCCGGGGCACTGCGAGCACAGTGCCACCCTCACGCTGCCGAAGACGCCAGAATTCGCCGCCTTCCACGTCGCTGACGGTTCCTCCTATGACCAAGAGAAGATGGTCGAATTGATCGAGGACTGGGGTCACTTGATGACCTTCCTCAACAAGAACGGCGAGAAGCTTGAGAAGAGCAAGGTGATTCACGCCTTCCGCAAGGTATCGATCGATGACCTGACCAGCATCGACAGCGAGAAGCAGGAGCACAGCTCGCAGATCGGCGTCATGAACAAGGTCACCGTGAAGCAGGCCGAGCGGCTGCCCACGGTCATCACTTGGACGCTGCCCCCCTACGAGGGCCTGGCAGAGCGTGACTTTGCCATGCGCGTGGCCACGATCACCAAGGGCGGCCCCAGCTTCCGCTTGCGCGCCATGGCGCTAGAGTCAGCAGAAAAGGAAATCGCCAAGGAGTTCGCTGGCGATATCACTCGCACCCTGCCTGAGTGCGAATGCCTGCTCGGCACCTTCAACCCTTGA
- a CDS encoding Cro/CI family transcriptional regulator has protein sequence MTTSEAIKHYGGKKIELARALGLSPSAITQWGESVPILRQYELERLTKGKLKVDKPAAA, from the coding sequence ATGACGACCTCGGAAGCTATCAAGCACTACGGCGGTAAAAAAATCGAATTGGCGCGAGCGCTTGGACTTTCCCCATCCGCCATAACGCAGTGGGGGGAGAGCGTACCCATTTTGCGCCAATACGAACTTGAGCGCCTGACTAAAGGGAAGCTCAAGGTCGATAAGCCAGCTGCCGCCTAA